TAAgaaaatatgtggaaatatgcATTCGGATACGCAGCGAATACTACTAACAATTATAAATCAGTTTCTAAGAAGGAAACATTCTTTTATAAGTTAGATCATCAGACATATTGAattcattctttctttgtaaTTAAAGCATTATAactaatatatattttacatcACAGTAAGAAAGTAATGAATATTActgagaaaaaattaatttgataagtTGTACTTTCATATTGTATGAACCCTTTCGTATGAATGCGCGCTTTAAAAATGATACTATCAGTACCATCTACCCGGAAGCGGGAGAACTAGAAAAAGGAAAGtgctttttttataaaataagcaAATTTTGTATCATTCTGAAACTAATAGGATATTCTATTACAGAGTAGgtataaaatagataaattattcaatattatcttttcttttcgaCCTATTAACCATTTGTGTAACATTCTACTATACCTACTGCGATTGACATTGACTCACAGCGCTTCCGGTGCTAGGAATTAAagttaaaaatgtttattgCTATTTTAAACAATAGAAcagaatatttcaattgtttCCAATTCtgttaaacaattaattttaaaacatgTGATagtaatttaagaaaaataaagaactcAATGAATGTATTGCAAATTTAAATGTGTTTCCTCACAAGAATTTACATTACTACTTTATATTCCCGAATCGTAGTACTTAgctcgatatcgttttctaaaatcCATCTTTTGATAAATGTTTAGACGACGATAtcgattaccaggtcacaccacgtggaggtgacTACGagagtgacccaccctaaaatcatacaACATCGAAAACAAACAATTAACAATCTGatcttaaaaataaatcatacaacaacaatttaaacaataaaatgctgaaacagAACGCATAATTATTAAGATCGTAATCTCAGTAACAAGTAAGAAAATAGCAATTTCAACAATGAAATGATGAAACAGAACGTATAATTACTAAGATCGTAATctcagtaacaattaaaaaaataacaattgcAACAATttaatgctgaaatagaaaatataattaccatcaCAACTCAAACAATAAAATActaaacagaaaatataattaatatcacaatttcaattacaattgaaatagTAAAAGCCGAGAACAGAAAACGTAACTCCAATTGGAATCTcagaaacatttaataaaataagaatctAAGCAGACTGcagtgttttaaataaatttaacgtatttaaaataagaatgtgaaatacgatttttatgcaaaattagTAAGAAAGGaataattcattgaaataagGTAATAAATTATAACCGTACAACTTTACGCGGTTACATACACAGAATATCAAGGTGATTAAAAGCATAGAGTGGGATATCTCTCAAGTGGATCTCTCCTAAGAAGTAAGAAATAAACAtggttacaaaattaaaaagaaaaaggggaaataaaatcgcgattcggtaactcgtaaaatttcgagttTAATATGTACTTGACGGTATTGTCCATACCGTTCAAGAAAAAAAACCTGTAAAAGACACACAACAACAGAAATTGCAAATTAGCGagcatttgaaaatttgaaaatttttgacaaTGAATGGGAAGCTCAGAAGGGGGTTCCTCTTAAGAAGTGTGGCCCAAAGCTGCAGCCCCTTTTAGACTTCTTTTGACGTAGCACTGACAATATGcataatagaaattttaatttccttgacttgttttaaaaattatttcaactacaaCTGTCCCAGTGACAGAAAATCTGCGCAAGCGTAAAACGCTTTGAACACGCATGTGTACTTCACATTACATACTGAAGTTCCGCTCAGCAAGTGGTCCGAAGTGGACGCGCTATCTGATCCGGCTGGACGTAATTAaatttgtatatattaaattcgaGTACCAGTTTGCGAATTCAACGTACATGAAAAAATCGTGGATATACCTTTCGGTTTGACGGAAGCGCGAATGAAAGTACaagacgtcgcgtcgcgttctaGTATTCCGTTTCCGGCGTCGTATCAAAGGACTTCCTCTGCACTTTGTCGGAACCGATCGCGCCAGCTGTGACAAAGCACTTTGGAGCAGGCGATATGTCGTTGTTCGCCTGTTGCATACGTCGGGTGAGTTTTGCCATTATAGCACCGAGTACCGTCGCTTGACGTGATCCGTTTAGATTACACGATACCACACTTACCGAGAACTGGATTACGTCAAACTCCCACGCGATTCCTTCGACAATATTGTTCTTTAATGGAAATGGTACTATTATGTGAATAATGAGGTTCAGGATTCTTTACAGTACGGAAAATAACAATTATGACTGTTTTTTTAAGTAATTCATATAATTACTTGttaattcttctaatttaaaacttaaaaaagattaacattattcaacaaataattttcaagacaAAAATTTATAAGTATAGCCCATTATTATACATGAACAAAAATTGCAAGGTTCAaggttttgtattttttaaacaaatttgaaatgAGTAAGATGATGACTTAAACCCTCCCTAATTTCATCagaattgtattatattttaattgaaataaaatttctagtATAGAAATCAAGGAATCATCAATTTAGCATAAAATCACCCTTCAGGCATATTGTAGCtcggaaaaatatttaaacgataAAAGAAGATTATTACATCCATGAATAGAACAGATTTTagtttttaaaattctattGAGAAAGTAAGTCAGTCGAAactaatttgtatttaaaaatagcTGGAACGTTGAAAAATAATGTCAGGGATAAAAAGCGCGCTCTATATTATCATATGTTTAGAGAAAATCACATCATCGTCACCAAAGAAgacaatgaattaaaaaacaatatcctAAACAATCTTTAAATACAAACTATTGCACTTCACAATTATtctaacaaaaattaaatttagaaaaacgaAATGAACGTCAACAGTGTTTTGTTATATTTTCACGAAATCTATGGATCCTTAACAGAGTTTCAATGAACAATtggaaaataagaaagaaatcgTTTGTTTATCAAATCAAACAATTGAAAAGAATCGATGGCTAGTCGATTTTTTCCGTGGCTAGCCTTAATTCTTGTTCACCCCTGTCGTTCAGGTGGCAGAATCGGTAAACAGAAAAATGAAGTTAACTTCGCGTTACAGGGTTGACGGGGATAAGGGAACGTGTTCAACGTAACTCGCTAGGGTGGACGGATACATTTTCCGCTACTTAACGGATTTCATGCTCAAGTATCAAAGAGATCGCGTCCTTGCTCTAATCAGCATAGTTTATTTATAGAAAGAGACTttggttttgaaaattttcttagaATCGTTGCGTTTTCGCATACCCCATGACAGACGTACATAAAGTGGACAAAATTAAAGGGTTAACGATTGAACTTGGATGACAGAAGTAGGGACCGTGACACAGTATATCCAGTAGCGCAACTCACTAAAACTTACGAAGGCAAAAATGAGTACGCATGCGCGGAATCAGCAAGTGTGGCGTTTCCGCTTCCGGCGCTCAATTTTAAATTGCTTATAATTCTATTCAATCGTTCTGATTTTcaattgttcttcttcctcctccggcATTGAACGAAGCCGCGAGATTTTTGAATCGCACCCTTGTACTGTTTCTCCTAAAATCGTGTTACCTCTTTAAATTGAGAGTTTAGTTTACGCGTGGACGTTTTAGTGTTAATCCTATTTTAGTTATTTGTTCAAACTGTTTATAAGCCTAGTTATTAGTGTTTCGCGTTTGGACGTCGTCGTCTTTTTGGTCGTTTTGACTTTTGTGTTTCGTTATTGTTCTTTGTATTATACGTGTATGTGAAAACTCTAATACCTGTTTTAATCCTTTCACTGATCCTCTGAGGTACTGTCGTGTACGAATTATATGCGTGTAGTGAGGTGAAGGTAAAAGGAACACGCCTTTACTGACAGTGGAAATCTTACCGACCACACAATCTTAATTATCATCACCCCACACGAGTAAATATACTAACGTCGCCTGAActtttttctcatttattcCTTCATTTTTTACGCTCTCTCTCTCAGCATTTGTTTTTTTAAGAACCTCTGACATATATGTGtacttataatttttttttattattatttccttaGGATTGAACATTCTATACAATGATAAGGCTAATACAACTAAATCAAATCAAGAATAGcagagaaaaataaagttatataaaaaacaatgttgcattttttaaaagagaaaaaagtttaGATGACGATACTAGATTTACTCGCTGACTTTGCGCATGCATACTCATTTTCGGCTTCACATACATCAAAGGTGCCGACAGAGAGTTGCACTATTGGATATACTGTGGGTTTGACGTTTATAAGTGCATGACAAAATTCGCTATGTGTCTATCCTTTATCGGCTTATCTCTGATCATTATATCTGGTCAGATGTCTCTTATCGCGTTATCGCAACAACGCTTAGTGTACGAGATCCTAATCAGGAAAAACAAGTGACATAAAATCGAAGAATCACAATTTAGGAGCATTACTGCAAAAGCCAAAACGTGTACTCGCGAAAAAACGTGTCTAAATTCCTAATGTCACTTCCGCCAGAGCAACGACTCAAGTTAGAGACAGTATTAGCTgttgtaaatatatttatttttgtttttgtgtTGAGGATAGATGATATTGcatcaaattattaaatgattttttaacaGAACCATCGACGAATGGCGGAAGCACGTCAGCAGGCACTGTTGAGGGAACCACCGGAAATATCGTGGGAGAACACATTGGGAGCACCAAACGGTGTACCCTTCGATGACGACACCAAGGAACTGTTGAGAAAATGCATCGACGTTTCAACACCGACACCCACGACCCTTCCACAAATCATCAAACGAAGCGAAGCTTTCCCTATCAAATTTCCAGTTAACACCATTAGATGTTCCGCATTGAGAGACAGAGGAATTAGCACCGACATACTCGAGGTTTAAACTTAACATCTTTCAAGATTTCTAATTTAGCGGAAGAAAGACTAGATTTAAgcctagaattttagaatttgttgATTTGAGACTTTTTGAATTCTGAATTACTATTTCCTGATTACAATTCATAGAGGAACGCGAATTCCGTGTATCCCCTTATACACGAAGCGATGTTACCATTAATCGCTCGGTGGTTGAAGCACAAACGAACATCCGGCAGTGCTATAGAAAGAGCGATGTATCAGGATATGGGATTGATACAATTCATTCATAGATTGTTAGAAAAACGAGCCGTGCATTTCTTTGGATCTGAGGATCGATGGAAATTGATCGATGGTAAAACAGGTGTCGATGGATGGGAGAACGTTGGTACGGACAATGAGAAAGAACCGCTGGTTAGTATTCCTTGGAACTATACATAGTAtggtatattaatatttaatattaatattattgcaaATAGGTGTTAACGAAATGTTTGTCGTACGATGAAATTAAACTGTCCGCAATGTTGGCGATGTCTTCTCACACTGAATTCATAAACGACGGCTCGCGAGACAATAGAGGCGTCGTGACTAACGATCCAGACTCTGTACAGCCGAGAGGAGTGATTATAGGTGTCGTGGGAACAAGGTTTTCTATGTTTATTTAACAGAAAATCTGTACAAGATACATTcttatttttatgataaaaaatCTTGTGTTTTATCACTGTTGGTATTGTTTGCAGATTTGAGCGACCTCGTGTGATGGAGTACCAAGACATACTTATTACTCCTTTGCAAAACACAGTGGATAATGGGTAATTTggctatttttaaatttaaaaaaaatgattgatcttccctttattttttaatgtgtTGATGGGTTTATGCGATAGATATGGGCCCACTGCAAACTCGAACTCGGAGGAGGCGCACGATTTGAGGATTACATGGGCAAATTTTTACAGCGAAAAGTATCAACCAGTGTACGAAGAAACCGTAAAACGGGTTAAATCGAAAGATAATAAAAGATACCTTTCGTTGACCAGCCAGACTATCTTTGATATCGAGAGTTACATGAAAAGAATATTGGTAACTGTGGAAATTATACTGCTCGAAGCGAATAGTCGAGCTGAAAAGCAGAACACGACTGCATTTTTGCATGTTGTAGGCTTCGGTCTCGGTTAGTAGATAAATTCATTTAATcatatttcaaataacaaaCTGTGTTAGAGTCCATAACATAAAATGTTCAGGTGTGTGGAGAGTACTTCAGGATCAAGAAATATACTTTCTAAAAACATTCGAGATCGCTATAAAAAAGATGAACAAGAAACTTAGATACGTGTCCGACATAATGTTCGGATATTTCCATCAGACGAAATGCGGCGACGCAGGAAACGGCGACTATCTCGGAGGTTTGCTAGCAAATATCGTCGTATACTTTCAATCGAAAGGAATACCGCAAACAATCTATCGTCTACCTTTCCAGATATAAGGATTCACTTCGCAATCAGGGAACCTCACAGCAAATTGTTCCGAGCAACCGATGTTAACAAGCTTCTCGTAGTGACGTACGCTTGGGATGGAAACGCGCTACCaggttgataattaattaaaataatgattgGCACATCACCCATACGTAGGTGAGTTCCTATCGCTATTCTTCTTATAGGAAACGAATTCTGGAGCGGACATTTATCATCGAGCGGCGATCCTGCGGCAGCTTGCAGTACTCAGATCGCAGAATTGCACACTGCCAGAATAAATCCTCGAGCTTGCGGTGCTAGTTTGCACGTCGCGTCTGCTGAGCACGGTATTGTGCACATATCTGATTACGCGAAGCTACATCTTGCTTAGGTGAGCCATTTTCACGTGCTATTCCGGTATCAATAAATGTATCAATAAAGTTAGTACAGGAGGAGAATAGTGTTCCATCATTTCCTTTTGGTTTCTGGAGTACCTAAGAAGATCCCAAATTAGAATCCCTTCCTCATACTtaaaaaaatcctaattaccAGAATGAGCAAGTGATGGAACAATTTTCTCTTTAAACTTGCTATTAGTTAAAATAATCCCAAATTGTCCATAACATGTGGCAATAACCGTGCACCGTTTACCCCCGAAAGCAGGAGAAGGCCTGCCCAATGGGCACCGGTCAGCGCAGGCCATCTCGCTCTCCTCGCAGTCAAAGAAGTCGTAGCGCGGACGTAGATTGTTTGAAGAAATACACAGAAAGGCGGGTAGAGGAGAGAAGACACACTGAAGTAGCGGACACCAGTAAACTAGACCCTTCGAGGTGGATACCGTTACCAAAAACGATAACTCGAGTCCAGCCAGCATTAAAGAAATCCCCTCAATCATCATCGAAAGACGAAGAGAAACGACGTTCAGTGTCGTGTGAACCAGATGAGAATATGTTAGAAACGCCAAACGTAGTGGTGATAAAGAAATTGTCTCCaacgaaagaggaagaaacaaCGACGAAAGAAGCCGAAGAGAAAAACAATGGTACAACCTCTTCGTCTACCATCAGATCGACGGCCGGAAGGAGCCATAGCACCGACGTTGGCCGCGTTAAGAACGAAAAGCTGATCGAGGAACGAAGGCATACGGAATGCAGCGACCCACGAATGATCGCGACGAGGTTGACAGAGCACATTTTCCTAGTCAAAAAGAAACCAATGCCGTGAACGAATCCGATAATGTGACGCTCTCGTAAGCCCGTGATTAAAGTACCGAGACGTTGCGCTAAACTGTAATAGGTACACGTTAAAATATGTcgtgaatgaaaaattattatatatgtacatagaatataaaatcatTCGATGTCCGATAGAAATGTATAAATGGCACGAAacaatatatacaatatatgtatttatacagATCTCGTTTGTtcggtagaaaatgaaaagcgTTGATTAACTGACCGTTTCTGgcgttaaacaaaaaaaaaaaaaaatgtatcgtATCTCGAAAATGGGTTTCTGATACCAAATAACTTTAGGTGGCTACCGCAAATTAACACCTCAAGGTTCCGCTACGACGCGTCACCGTTCGCAAGGATCAGCAACAGCTGCGAAATCACGAAAAACGCCGCGACCAGATGGATGGCGTTCGTCAAGAATCCCTCCCCGTCTCCTATACCGCGAATGAACCCGGAAAGAAAACCGTCCGAGACTGATACGCCTTCTGCGAACGATTCGCCGGGTAAATCCGCGAAAAACGAATCGCCCAAATGGGAACCGATCAGAAAATTCGCACCGGCGTCCATGAGCAAGGAACCTGTACAAAATCAaggtaaataattaaatttttatttataaaaaatgaattttaaattgatgagTGAATAACTGTAGATGAGGCGGGATCAACCCGAGATTCACCATCGACGAAGCAGTCGCCCGACGCTAATGAGCAATCTAAAAGACTTACTCAGCGTATGAGAGATTTATATGATTTTAAAACGGAAAATGAATGGCCAAAAAGGGCGACCAGTGCTCGACGTGGTAATATGTGGATCAGTAAAAGCAGCAGCGAAGAAGAGAAAAGTAATCAAGCGATTCGGAGGAACAGTCAAGACTTGGAATTTAATAACCGAATGAATGTAATTAAGGTGaggaattataattataaatattataattatttactagagttagataaaaatttgcagcattggcgtaactagataAAGGCTAAAGTGGACCTAAGCTCTTCAAAGTGTAGAATTCCCCCTTATCATTCTAAGATTCCAgtgttctaaaatttcaaaattctcaaattctaatGTTCTAATACTTAACACTATTAACAAAGATAAAAAAGCTGCCTCACCTCCAAGGAAAAATCCTACTTATATCAATGTGAATGCGTTATTTCTTTAAAAGTATTTCGTCAAAATAATTTCCACAGCTGAAGGACACAAAGGTGCAGTCAGACCACCAAGAAACCAAACGACCCCCGCTGAAGGATCCTCCTACCGGGACCTTCAATAGTGAATACGAGGACCGTCTCAGAAGATTCAACGAGAGACTGAGATTCAGCGAGGACCTAGGTGTATCAAAgccaaaaataaaagaaagacgaacatattccgatgACTACGAAGAAAAGACTCGTCGAGCATCAACAAAATCAGCGAAAAGCGATAATACCTCTCGTCTGAAACAAAAATCAGAAGAGTCACAGGAAAGTCGTTACCAGGTTGAAAAGAAGAGGTGTTCCGATGCTAGTACCAAGTCCAGAGGTAGCTACGCTGAGGTGAATCCCATTAAAAGAGATTCTCGTACCAGCGACGTCAGTTATGCCAGTATCACTAATTATAACGCGAAACGGGCAAGCGTTGATTGCAAGAGCACCAGGAAAATGGTCGAACTTCCACCCCGAAGAGCTTTCAGTCAAACCGAAGAAAGACCAGCCACTCCAACTCCTCCTGTCGAATGGAACAATGATCGCTATGCGGCTGCTCGTCTGAAAGAAATCTCAGAACGCCAGAAGAGGGACAGTACGAGATACAAAGTGTACCTTACCTAAACGATTGAAGTTTTCCGAAATTTGTTaagaaacaaaaacgacgatcaAAGATTCATGCGTTTGCTAAATTCctgtttattttcttcatttctgaGTCAGACTTTGTTGTTAGTAAATTGTTGTAACACGTAGTCGTTGACTTCTCTTCGCCATGTTCGGTGTACGAATTTTGTCAATCTGTGTATCGTTAATGATGGAATTTTATATGTATTGGAAATTTTCTTGTGATATTGTTGGATTATACATGTTGATGTCTTCTAAGAAATTCATTGGTGATTCTTCGGTTATTGTTTTCTGGTATCGTTGTATCGGTATGTATGACTGAGATTCAACATAAATACAAtttaactaataaaatattctttgagAAAGATTATACACCGTTTTGTTGTACAGATTCTTTCTATACCATTGGAGTGACTAGGTTTCTTTTCTGGGGAGGGCTAGGCaccttagaaatttggaaatttttgatttttgaaattttgaagcttgaaaatttggaaatagcGAAGAACCTGGCCCACCCCCCACCCTTACCTACGTACACCAATGTTCTATACTAAATTGCACTTAACATATCTTTGTCTCTTCATCCAGTAATGTAAATAAAACTCATTTATGTTCTACATTTCTAAAATCATTACGAAATCCCGGATTCGAGTCTTTAACAAAGGTCATTTTCACCCTTTTCCTCATAGGGACGTTATGAGCAGGCAAAACCTTACACTCTCTATTTTGTCCAGATTCATCATCCTCTTTCTCAATCTTCAACCTCTTCTGACCACAATTAGGCACGTTTCCATTAACAGTGGGTACATTATTCGTCACAGATCCAGTCGATGGGCAAGTAATACTGGAACTTATACCTTGACCACTCACTTGAGGTGATTTTGGGAAGGTCGAAGGTCGTGGACCATTGGAAGATGCTCTTATACTTCCATTATTCATCACAACCGGTGGTAAAGGGTTTTGAGTCGATGGTGTGATACTTCTCTTATTAGGTATACCATGACCATTTGGAGCAATCATCAATAAATTATTCCCATTTTTGTCACATACCACCTGAGATACCGGATGCTGTATGATACCAGATGTTCTGTATCCATGATTCTCGTTCATTTGCTTCTCTTGTTTTAATATTGATGATTTTGTATGATACATAGTTGAATTTTGATTGAAATTAGGCTCACATTTTATTCGAACTTCGTGTTGGTTGATTTCGTTTCGGTCTTGTGCTTTTTGCCATTCCAGGACATTGCTTAGTAGTCGTATATACctgaaaaatatgttattttaattaattgtaattttttgaaCTTTTGTATTTAGAGGACTCACCTAATTGCCATTCGTAGAATTTCGTTTTTGGATAGTTTCTTGTCTGGTGGATGAGTAGGTACCAATTTTCGAAGTTCCGCAAAGGCACCGCTGACATTTTGCTGTCTCCAACGTTCACGGCTGTTTGTGAACAACTTTCGAACTCCTAGACTGCCTACTCTGGGTGTGGGTGAACCCAGGTGTCCACCGCCGGAAGAGGAAATGCCGTCTAGCTATGAAATTATTGCGGATAGTCTTAAGAATTACCATAAATTGGTAAAAAGAAAGGTGGTATAGATTCATCACAGAAAACGCTCTAATTAATTAACGTAACGCcagttaaatgaaattttgctCACGGAATTAGTGCGATCTCTTCGTTTCTTGCCTTGATCCTCATCCTCGTCAGTATCGTGGGAATAAAATTCATCGGAAAGTGTAGCCTCCTCCTCGGTATCTCTCGGTGTACCTGGCGAATCCCCAGCTTCCTCGGCGAGTTCCCCTTCGGCTGACAAAAGTGAATCCGCTGGAGAACCATTCTCCGTGTCTACGGTACCTCCGGTACAACCATTGTACGTCAGCATCGACTGTAATTTACGAATAACACGTCTGGATCTCCTGGTACTAAGACAAACCGTTCGAATCATTAGAATTAATCACTATTTCACTAAATTCCTCAGTCGCGTGGCACGATCAGATGGTCGATGACAAAAGACGCGGGAAATCTGGTTGAATcatcagaaaataaaataaaccgaCATAGCGCCAACCGGATGCTCCTATCGCACCCTCTCCGCGCTTTTGTCCCTGACATTCAACAGATAAGTTGACACGTCACTCGTTTCAGAAATTTACAAGAATTTAATCACTGAAGAAAGAATCTTAaacattcataaaaatatttcaaaataaatgtaaaaagttACATTTTTATGTTGAACCCTTGGAGGatggtttattaaaaattaacaattgAAACTCCTTCACTTAAAAATTGATACGTCAATGAGATATTACACAAAGTTTGTCACAACCGATCCTTACCatattaaaaaacaattctCCTTCACTTTTATGATCACAACACCAGTTTCAACTTCACGAAACAATAACGGATTAGTATTTAAGTTTATTCGGAGGGATAAGAGACACTTTTGACCCGGGTTACGATTGTAGCTGTTAAACCGACTGACGAGTCCAGACGGGCCGATTTGACTAATAGAAAGCACGATACAACCCCCGGGAAAATGAATTTTGCGAAGGCGGAGCACGAGCCTCCATGGGTGGAGCTCCTCTCTGGTCCGTCCCATACTGTTCCATGCGTATCCAGCATCCCTCCGGACACCCTTAGGTCGCTGTTAGACCCCCATGTGTCTCGGCTAAATGcgacgaaaagaaagaaatattgattttatgTGGTACCGTTTAAGAAACATTATACTATTATTTTACAGAATCTATAGCTTTCGAAAAATATATGATTCATAAAATACAAATACCTTGACAAACGTGAGCTTCgtggaatgaaaataaaatttccaacgTTCCCAAGCAATTAGATTCTTATTAGCGCCACTCCACGAAGTCAACGGGGGGGATGCAGAGGTGTATAAAAAAAGGGAGCCTTGTTTAATATACATTAGGGGTGAGAATATCTCCAGCCG
The sequence above is a segment of the Osmia lignaria lignaria isolate PbOS001 chromosome 12, iyOsmLign1, whole genome shotgun sequence genome. Coding sequences within it:
- the LOC117603128 gene encoding ADP-ribosylarginine hydrolase CG3568 isoform X2, with the translated sequence MSLFACCIRRNHRRMAEARQQALLREPPEISWENTLGAPNGVPFDDDTKELLRKCIDVSTPTPTTLPQIIKRSEAFPIKFPVNTIRCSALRDRGISTDILERNANSVYPLIHEAMLPLIARWLKHKRTSGSAIERAMYQDMGLIQFIHRLLEKRAVHFFGSEDRWKLIDGKTGVDGWENVGTDNEKEPLVLTKCLSYDEIKLSAMLAMSSHTEFINDGSRDNRGVVTNDPDSVQPRGVIIGVVGTRFERPRVMEYQDILITPLQNTVDNGYGPTANSNSEEAHDLRITWANFYSEKYQPVYEETVKRVKSKDNKRYLSLTSQTIFDIESYMKRILVTVEIILLEANSRAEKQNTTAFLHVVGFGLGVWRVLQDQEIYFLKTFEIAIKKMNKKLRYVSDIMFGYFHQTKCGDAGNGDYLGDIRIHFAIREPHSKLFRATDVNKLLVVTYAWDGNALPGNEFWSGHLSSSGDPAAACSTQIAELHTARINPRACGASLHVASAEHGIVHISDYAKLHLA
- the LOC117603128 gene encoding ADP-ribosylarginine hydrolase CG3568 isoform X1, coding for MSLPPEQRLKLETVLAVNHRRMAEARQQALLREPPEISWENTLGAPNGVPFDDDTKELLRKCIDVSTPTPTTLPQIIKRSEAFPIKFPVNTIRCSALRDRGISTDILERNANSVYPLIHEAMLPLIARWLKHKRTSGSAIERAMYQDMGLIQFIHRLLEKRAVHFFGSEDRWKLIDGKTGVDGWENVGTDNEKEPLVLTKCLSYDEIKLSAMLAMSSHTEFINDGSRDNRGVVTNDPDSVQPRGVIIGVVGTRFERPRVMEYQDILITPLQNTVDNGYGPTANSNSEEAHDLRITWANFYSEKYQPVYEETVKRVKSKDNKRYLSLTSQTIFDIESYMKRILVTVEIILLEANSRAEKQNTTAFLHVVGFGLGVWRVLQDQEIYFLKTFEIAIKKMNKKLRYVSDIMFGYFHQTKCGDAGNGDYLGDIRIHFAIREPHSKLFRATDVNKLLVVTYAWDGNALPGNEFWSGHLSSSGDPAAACSTQIAELHTARINPRACGASLHVASAEHGIVHISDYAKLHLA
- the LOC117603128 gene encoding ADP-ribosylarginine hydrolase CG3568 isoform X3, whose protein sequence is MAEARQQALLREPPEISWENTLGAPNGVPFDDDTKELLRKCIDVSTPTPTTLPQIIKRSEAFPIKFPVNTIRCSALRDRGISTDILERNANSVYPLIHEAMLPLIARWLKHKRTSGSAIERAMYQDMGLIQFIHRLLEKRAVHFFGSEDRWKLIDGKTGVDGWENVGTDNEKEPLVLTKCLSYDEIKLSAMLAMSSHTEFINDGSRDNRGVVTNDPDSVQPRGVIIGVVGTRFERPRVMEYQDILITPLQNTVDNGYGPTANSNSEEAHDLRITWANFYSEKYQPVYEETVKRVKSKDNKRYLSLTSQTIFDIESYMKRILVTVEIILLEANSRAEKQNTTAFLHVVGFGLGVWRVLQDQEIYFLKTFEIAIKKMNKKLRYVSDIMFGYFHQTKCGDAGNGDYLGDIRIHFAIREPHSKLFRATDVNKLLVVTYAWDGNALPGNEFWSGHLSSSGDPAAACSTQIAELHTARINPRACGASLHVASAEHGIVHISDYAKLHLA
- the LOC117603127 gene encoding uncharacterized protein LOC117603127 encodes the protein MGTGQRRPSRSPRSQRSRSADVDCLKKYTERRVEERRHTEVADTSKLDPSRWIPLPKTITRVQPALKKSPQSSSKDEEKRRSVSCEPDENMLETPNVVVIKKLSPTKEEETTTKEAEEKNNGTTSSSTIRSTAGRSHSTDVGRVKNEKLIEERRHTECSDPRMIATRWLPQINTSRFRYDASPFARISNSCEITKNAATRWMAFVKNPSPSPIPRMNPERKPSETDTPSANDSPGKSAKNESPKWEPIRKFAPASMSKEPVQNQDEAGSTRDSPSTKQSPDANEQSKRLTQRMRDLYDFKTENEWPKRATSARRGNMWISKSSSEEEKSNQAIRRNSQDLEFNNRMNVIKLKDTKVQSDHQETKRPPLKDPPTGTFNSEYEDRLRRFNERLRFSEDLGVSKPKIKERRTYSDDYEEKTRRASTKSAKSDNTSRLKQKSEESQESRYQVEKKRCSDASTKSRGSYAEVNPIKRDSRTSDVSYASITNYNAKRASVDCKSTRKMVELPPRRAFSQTEERPATPTPPVEWNNDRYAAARLKEISERQKRDSTRYKVYLT